A window of Variovorax paradoxus EPS genomic DNA:
CCTTCACCGCGCTGCCCAGCTCGCGGGCCATGCGCACCATGTGCTCCAGCGGGTTGTCCTGCGGGCGCAGCACATCGAGTTCCTGCTGCGCGAAGTAGCCGATATTCAGGCCCTTGCCCTCGGTGACCTCGCCGGCCAGCGCGCCCATTTCGCGCGCGATGGTCTTCACCAGCGTCGACTTACCCTGGCCGTTCGCGCCCAGGATGCCGATGCGCTGGCCCGCCAGCACCGAGCGGCTCACGCCGCGCAGGATGGTCTTGGGCGCTTCGTCCTCGATCTCGTAGCCGAAGCTTGCATTCGCGATCGACAGCATCGGGTTGGGAATGTTGCCTGGCTCCTTGAATTCGAAGGTGAAGTCGGCTTCGGCCAGCAGCGGCGCAACCCGCTCCATGCGCTCCAGCGCCTTGACCCGGCTCTGCGCCTGCTTGGCCTTGCTGGCCTTGGCCTTGAAGCGGTCGATGAACTTCTGCAGGTGGGCGATCTTGTCCTGCTGCTTGGAGAACGCGACCTGCTGCTGCTCCATCTGCAGCGCGCGCATGTCCTCGAACTTGCTGTAGTTGCCGCCGTAGCGCGTGAGCTGGGCGTTGGCGATGTGCAGGGTGACGTCGGTCACGGCGTCGAGGAACTCGCGGTCGTGGCTGATGACGATCATGGTGCCGGGGTACTTCTGCAGCCAGGCTTCGAGCCAGACGAGCGCGTCCAGGTCCAAGTGGTTGGTGGGCTCGTCGAGCAGCAGCAGGTCGCTCGGGCACATCAGCGCGCGGGCCAGTTGCAGGCGCATGCGCCAGCCGCCCGAGAAGCTGTTGACGGGGCCGTCGAGCTCGTGCGACTTGAAGCCCAGGCCCAGGATCAGCGCCTGTGCGCGCGGCACGGCGTCGTGCTCGCCGGCATCGGCCAGGTCGGTGTAGGCGTGGGCCAGTTCCATGCCGATGTCGGCGTCGTCGGGGTTCTCGGCGTAGGCGGCCTCGATGGCCGCGAGCGTGGCGCGCAGCTCGGCCAGGCGGGTGTCGCCGCCCACCACGAAGTCGGTGGCCGACTCCTCGGTTTCGGGCATGTCCTGCGCCACCTGGGCCATGCGCCACTGCTTGGGCACGTAGAAATCGCCGCCGTCTTCGTGCAGCGAGCCGTTGAAGAGCGCGAACAGCGTGGACTTGCCCGCGCCGTTGCGCCCGACGAGGCCGACCTTTTCACCGGGGTTGATGGTGACGGTGGCGCCGTCGAGCAGTTTCTTGGCGCTGCGGCGAAGAATGACGTTTTTGAGAGTAATCATGAAATAGGAACCGTAGGGGCGATTATCCCGTCCGGCCCGGGGCGTCCTGGCGCGAAGGGGCAAAAGGGGACATCACCCGATGAAGGGAGACCGCAGCCAGCGCTGCGACAAATCGGCGGAAAGGAGCTTGGGCGGGCGCAGCTAACGCACGCCTGCGCCGGCCAGCACCGTCATGGCGGGGAGAGCGACGCGAGGGCCGCCCGGGTCACGAGCAGGACCTGGTCCTCGCCCGCCGAGGTTTCGAGCCACACCACCTCCAGCTGCGGGAATGCCGCGTCGAAGTAGTCGCGCTCGTTGCCGATTTCCAGCACCAGCACCGCCTGTTCGCTCATGCGGGAGGGTGCATCGGCGAACAGCTTCCGGATGAAGTCCATGCCGTCCGTGCCGCCGGCCAGCGACAGTTCGGGCTCCGCCCGGTATTCGGCGGGCAGGGTGGCCATGCTGGCGCTGTTCACGTAGGGCGGGTTGCAGAGCACCAGGTCGTACGGACCGGGCAGGTTCGCCAGGCCATCGGATTCGACCAGCTTCACGCGCGCATCGAGTTCGTGCCGGGTGACGTTGATCGCCGCGACTTCGAGCGCCTCGACGGACAGGTCGGCGGCGTCCACCGTCACGTCCGGGTACGTCAGCGCCGCGAGCACGGCCAGGCTGCCGTTGCCGGTGCACAGGTCGAGCACGCGCTGGGTGTGCGGGCCGAGCCAGTAGTCGATGCTGCCGTCGGCGATCAGTTCGGCGATGAAGCTGCGCGGCACGATGGCGCGCTCGTCGATGTAGAAGGGCACGCCTTGCAGCCAGGCTTCTTTCGTGAGGTAGGCGGCAGGCTTGCGCGTGGTGATGCGTTCATCGAGCAGTGCCGCGACCTTGCCGGCATCGGCCGGCGAGACGGCGGTGTCGGCCACCGCATCAATGTCGTCCAGCGGCAGCTTCAGGCGCCACAGCACCAGCCATGCGGCTTCGTCGAAGGCGTTCGCCGTGCCGTGCCCGAAGGCGACGCCGGCTGCTTCCAGCCGCTTCGCTCCAGCCTCGATGAGTTCGATAACCGTACTCATCGAGCGAGCGAGGCTTCGAGCCGTTCCAGCGTGCGCTTGTAGATGTTCTTCAGCGTCTCGATCTCGGCCACGTCGATGTGCTCGTCGATCTTGTGGATGCTGGCGTTG
This region includes:
- the prmB gene encoding 50S ribosomal protein L3 N(5)-glutamine methyltransferase, producing the protein MSTVIELIEAGAKRLEAAGVAFGHGTANAFDEAAWLVLWRLKLPLDDIDAVADTAVSPADAGKVAALLDERITTRKPAAYLTKEAWLQGVPFYIDERAIVPRSFIAELIADGSIDYWLGPHTQRVLDLCTGNGSLAVLAALTYPDVTVDAADLSVEALEVAAINVTRHELDARVKLVESDGLANLPGPYDLVLCNPPYVNSASMATLPAEYRAEPELSLAGGTDGMDFIRKLFADAPSRMSEQAVLVLEIGNERDYFDAAFPQLEVVWLETSAGEDQVLLVTRAALASLSPP
- a CDS encoding ABC-F family ATP-binding cassette domain-containing protein, which gives rise to MITLKNVILRRSAKKLLDGATVTINPGEKVGLVGRNGAGKSTLFALFNGSLHEDGGDFYVPKQWRMAQVAQDMPETEESATDFVVGGDTRLAELRATLAAIEAAYAENPDDADIGMELAHAYTDLADAGEHDAVPRAQALILGLGFKSHELDGPVNSFSGGWRMRLQLARALMCPSDLLLLDEPTNHLDLDALVWLEAWLQKYPGTMIVISHDREFLDAVTDVTLHIANAQLTRYGGNYSKFEDMRALQMEQQQVAFSKQQDKIAHLQKFIDRFKAKASKAKQAQSRVKALERMERVAPLLAEADFTFEFKEPGNIPNPMLSIANASFGYEIEDEAPKTILRGVSRSVLAGQRIGILGANGQGKSTLVKTIAREMGALAGEVTEGKGLNIGYFAQQELDVLRPQDNPLEHMVRMARELGSAVKESTGEQALRGFLGSFNFSGDMVKQPVGTMSGGEKARLVLAMMVWQRPNLLLLDEPTNHLDLATREALAVALNEFEGTLMLVSHDRALLRSVCDEFWLVGRGVVADFDGDLDDYQRYLLDEAKRLREEAKIAVREAESAVAAAAAAAVTAKPSAQERQQRSDQAKPIKREIAQIDERLAAAGVERAALEARLAEPIAPAELAEAGKRLKALNEEIAKLEERWLALSDQLEALAA